Proteins from one Aureimonas sp. SA4125 genomic window:
- a CDS encoding EAL domain-containing protein, which translates to MRLLISARQQTVISLLLGAILFGLFGTGALLFAWQEISQEMARQSQSILQPYAERARQAAETFEVLKADVTAPPCTPEFDRQIRGVAYRPDGLNEFFYAPDGIIECTVSMGRLNPPITLGQPDIPARDGEPAIWIDRGLAFAGLKGFVGSVLHIDPFAVVLPVETVHMNPPGWMGLEVVFVAPSGRWWHRAGEQGVFARNQSSQRQSAGIGSPLRQTVCLPNTSVCVATEAPLAALLSHGQVYVVATLVTALALAAWLARMARAMIVRRWSFESRFRRHLDAGSVICAYQPIMDLRSGEIAGCEVLARWRDVDDSVVYPDRFIPLVEKFGLTRKFTRMVVEKACSELSGVLPLDRKISVTFNIFPCDFDAAFLCDAFKPFEGTADRFQIVVEIVENDAIEVADAQIQIEALRAAGIKTYIDDFGTGYSNIHNLAALSVDGVKLDRSFAMAAEGSVMSRMLGFAVDMIHASGWPIIVEGVETAERLRQLRAMPSAIDFVQGYHISRPLDVEAFCAFRQRHAKGFQRLERVA; encoded by the coding sequence GTGAGACTCCTCATCTCGGCCCGGCAGCAGACAGTCATCAGCCTGCTGCTGGGCGCCATTTTGTTCGGCCTCTTCGGTACCGGTGCCCTCCTGTTTGCATGGCAGGAGATTTCGCAGGAAATGGCACGGCAGAGCCAGTCGATCCTGCAACCCTATGCGGAGAGAGCGCGACAGGCGGCGGAAACCTTCGAGGTCCTGAAGGCCGACGTGACGGCGCCGCCCTGCACCCCGGAATTCGACCGGCAGATCCGGGGCGTCGCCTACCGGCCTGACGGGCTGAACGAATTCTTCTACGCGCCGGACGGCATCATCGAATGCACGGTCAGCATGGGGCGTTTAAACCCGCCGATCACGCTCGGCCAGCCCGACATTCCAGCGCGGGATGGCGAGCCGGCAATCTGGATCGACCGTGGCCTTGCCTTCGCAGGCCTCAAGGGTTTCGTCGGCTCGGTCCTCCACATCGACCCCTTCGCCGTCGTCCTGCCCGTCGAGACTGTGCACATGAATCCGCCCGGATGGATGGGGCTGGAAGTCGTTTTCGTCGCGCCCTCTGGTCGCTGGTGGCATCGCGCCGGAGAGCAGGGCGTCTTTGCCCGCAACCAGTCCTCGCAGCGCCAATCCGCCGGCATCGGCTCGCCCCTGCGCCAGACGGTCTGCCTGCCGAACACAAGCGTCTGCGTGGCGACCGAAGCACCGCTGGCGGCCCTCTTGAGCCATGGCCAGGTCTATGTGGTCGCGACCCTCGTGACTGCGCTGGCGCTGGCCGCGTGGCTGGCGCGGATGGCGCGGGCGATGATCGTCCGCCGCTGGTCGTTCGAGTCGCGCTTCCGCCGTCACCTGGATGCCGGCTCCGTGATCTGCGCCTACCAGCCGATCATGGATCTGCGCAGCGGCGAGATTGCCGGGTGCGAAGTCCTCGCCCGCTGGCGCGACGTCGACGACAGCGTCGTCTATCCCGACCGTTTCATTCCGCTCGTCGAGAAGTTCGGCCTAACGCGAAAATTCACGCGCATGGTCGTCGAGAAAGCCTGTTCCGAACTTTCCGGCGTCCTTCCTCTCGACCGCAAGATCTCGGTTACCTTCAACATCTTTCCGTGCGATTTCGACGCCGCCTTCCTCTGCGACGCGTTCAAGCCGTTCGAGGGCACCGCCGACCGCTTTCAGATCGTCGTGGAAATCGTCGAGAACGATGCGATCGAAGTGGCCGATGCGCAGATTCAGATCGAGGCCCTGCGCGCCGCCGGCATCAAAACCTATATCGACGATTTCGGCACCGGCTATTCCAACATCCACAATCTCGCAGCGCTTTCGGTCGATGGCGTCAAGCTCGATCGCTCCTTCGCAATGGCGGCGGAGGGAAGCGTCATGTCGCGGATGCTGGGCTTTGCCGTCGACATGATCCACGCATCCGGCTGGCCGATCATCGTCGAGGGTGTCGAGACCGCCGAGCGGCTTCGCCAGCTGCGCGCCATGCCGTCCGCGATCGACTTCGTCCAGGGCTACCATATTTCGCGACCGCTGGATGTCGAAGCCTTCTGCGCGTTCCGGCAGCGCCATGCAAAAGGCTTTCAACGACTGGAACGGGTTGCCTGA
- a CDS encoding formate--tetrahydrofolate ligase, which produces MADVKSDIEIARAASKRPIREVAEKLGIAEEHLIPYGHDKAKVTAEFIRSLEGRPDGKLILVTAVNPTPAGEGKTTTTVGLGDGLNRIGKRAVVCIREASLGPCFGVKGGAAGGGYAQVIPMEDMNLHFTGDFHAITSAHNLLAALLDNHIYWGNEQKIDTRRVVWRRVLDMNDRSLREIVTSLGGVPNGYPRESGFDITVASEVMAILCLSRDLKDLEERLGRIVIAYRVDKSPVLARDIKADGAMAVLLKDAMQPNLVQTLENNPAFVHGGPFANIAHGCNSVVATTTAMKLADYVVTEAGFGADLGAEKFFDIKCRKAGLKPAACVIVATVRAMKMNGGVAKEDLGTEDVAAVTRGCANLGRHIENIGQFGVPVLVAINHFSSDTEAEIDAVKSYAAAMGAEAVLCRHWAQGSAGIEELARKVAALADGGTADFSPIYPDEMPLLEKIETIVKRIYRGAAVTMEKGVATQLAQFQSQGHGNLPVCMAKTQYSFTTDPTRRGAPDGHVVHVREVRLSAGAGFVVAICGEIMTMPGLPRSPSAERIHLGPEGHIHGLF; this is translated from the coding sequence ATGGCGGACGTGAAGTCGGATATCGAGATCGCCCGAGCAGCGAGCAAGCGGCCGATCCGCGAAGTCGCCGAGAAGCTCGGGATCGCGGAAGAGCATCTCATTCCCTATGGTCACGACAAGGCGAAGGTCACCGCCGAGTTCATCCGCTCCCTCGAAGGGCGGCCCGACGGCAAGCTGATCCTCGTCACCGCGGTCAATCCGACGCCGGCCGGCGAGGGCAAGACGACGACGACGGTCGGGCTCGGCGACGGGCTGAACCGGATCGGCAAGCGCGCGGTGGTCTGCATCCGCGAGGCGTCCCTCGGTCCCTGCTTCGGCGTGAAGGGCGGGGCGGCCGGCGGCGGTTACGCGCAGGTGATCCCGATGGAGGACATGAACCTTCATTTCACCGGCGATTTCCACGCCATCACCTCGGCCCACAACCTTCTCGCCGCGCTCCTCGACAACCACATCTACTGGGGCAACGAGCAGAAGATCGACACGCGCCGCGTCGTCTGGCGCCGCGTCCTCGACATGAACGACCGCTCGCTGCGCGAGATCGTGACGTCCCTCGGCGGTGTTCCGAACGGTTATCCGCGCGAGTCCGGCTTCGACATCACCGTGGCCTCCGAGGTGATGGCGATCCTCTGCCTTTCCCGTGATCTCAAGGACCTCGAGGAGCGGCTTGGCAGGATCGTCATCGCCTATCGCGTCGACAAGAGTCCGGTCCTTGCCCGCGACATCAAGGCCGACGGGGCGATGGCGGTGCTTCTGAAGGATGCGATGCAGCCGAACCTCGTACAGACGCTCGAGAACAACCCGGCCTTCGTCCACGGCGGCCCCTTCGCCAACATCGCCCATGGCTGCAATTCGGTCGTGGCGACGACGACGGCGATGAAGCTTGCCGACTACGTCGTCACCGAGGCCGGCTTCGGCGCCGATCTCGGCGCCGAAAAATTCTTCGACATCAAGTGCCGCAAGGCTGGGCTGAAACCCGCTGCCTGCGTCATCGTCGCGACGGTACGCGCCATGAAGATGAACGGCGGCGTTGCCAAGGAGGATCTCGGCACCGAGGACGTGGCGGCGGTGACGCGCGGCTGCGCCAATCTCGGCCGGCACATCGAGAACATCGGCCAGTTCGGCGTGCCGGTGCTGGTGGCGATCAACCATTTCAGCTCCGATACCGAGGCCGAGATCGACGCCGTCAAGTCCTATGCCGCCGCGATGGGTGCGGAGGCGGTGCTTTGCCGCCATTGGGCGCAGGGGTCGGCGGGCATCGAGGAACTGGCCCGCAAGGTCGCCGCCCTTGCCGATGGCGGCACGGCAGACTTTTCCCCGATCTACCCGGACGAGATGCCCCTCCTTGAAAAGATCGAGACCATCGTCAAGCGCATCTACCGGGGCGCGGCGGTCACGATGGAAAAGGGCGTCGCGACGCAGCTTGCGCAGTTCCAGTCGCAGGGACACGGAAACCTGCCGGTCTGCATGGCCAAGACCCAGTATTCGTTCACGACAGATCCCACGCGGCGCGGCGCGCCGGACGGGCATGTGGTGCATGTTCGCGAGGTTCGCCTGTCGGCGGGCGCCGGCTTCGTCGTGGCGATCTGCGGCGAGATCATGACCATGCCCGGGCTGCCGCGCAGTCCATCGGCCGAGCGCATCCACCTCGGACCCGAAGGCCACATCCACGGTCTCTTCTAG
- a CDS encoding helix-turn-helix domain-containing protein — MKSQKITKNPERRRYDDACAAAHALDLVGDRWALLVIRELMLGPKRFGDLRASLPGISANVLTQRLEGLEGTGVLVRRRLPPPGAVQVYELTPWGYESEPIFQALGRWAARSPAHDPSLPFSAASLILSLRTMLDPRRAAGLDATIGFKLGPESFLGHLADGGFVIAGGPFELADLVISGEPRAIAGWLYGGQPVAALEAAGALALSGDRVLAERFATLFPLPPKAGKAA; from the coding sequence ATGAAGTCACAAAAAATAACTAAAAATCCTGAACGGCGGCGCTACGACGACGCGTGCGCCGCCGCCCACGCGCTCGATCTCGTCGGGGATCGCTGGGCGCTTCTGGTCATCCGCGAACTCATGCTCGGGCCGAAACGCTTCGGCGACTTGCGCGCCAGCCTCCCGGGCATCAGCGCCAATGTCCTGACGCAGCGGCTGGAAGGGCTGGAGGGGACGGGCGTGCTGGTCCGGCGCCGGCTGCCGCCGCCCGGGGCCGTTCAGGTCTACGAACTGACGCCCTGGGGTTACGAGAGCGAGCCGATCTTCCAGGCGCTTGGCCGCTGGGCAGCCCGGTCGCCGGCGCATGATCCGAGCCTTCCCTTCAGCGCGGCCTCGCTCATTTTGTCGCTGCGCACCATGCTCGATCCCCGCAGGGCGGCAGGTCTCGATGCCACGATCGGCTTCAAGCTTGGGCCGGAGAGTTTTCTGGGTCATCTCGCCGACGGCGGTTTCGTCATTGCCGGCGGTCCCTTCGAGCTGGCCGATCTCGTCATCTCGGGCGAGCCGAGGGCGATCGCCGGCTGGCTCTATGGCGGCCAGCCGGTCGCCGCGCTGGAGGCCGCCGGCGCTCTCGCGCTCTCGGGCGACCGGGTATTGGCTGAACGGTTCGCAACCCTCTTTCCCCTGCCGCCAAAAGCTGGAAAGGCCGCCTGA
- a CDS encoding VOC family protein — MAKLIFLNLPVTDLARSIAFYRAIGAEQNHQFSDETGACMVLSDTIHLMLLTHPKYRQFTAKPIADTHVVSAALICLSEESRAAVDATVGWAGEAGGRADASPLQDHGWMYSRSFDDPDGHTFEIMWMDPAAAHAEAHAAA; from the coding sequence ATGGCCAAGCTGATATTCCTCAATCTTCCGGTGACAGACCTCGCCCGTTCCATCGCCTTCTACCGGGCGATCGGTGCCGAGCAGAACCATCAGTTCTCGGACGAGACGGGGGCCTGCATGGTCCTGTCCGACACCATCCACCTGATGCTCCTGACCCATCCGAAATACCGCCAGTTCACGGCCAAGCCGATCGCCGACACCCATGTCGTTTCGGCAGCGCTGATCTGCCTGTCCGAGGAGAGCCGCGCGGCCGTCGACGCGACCGTCGGCTGGGCGGGTGAAGCCGGTGGCCGCGCCGACGCAAGCCCGCTGCAGGATCATGGCTGGATGTATTCCCGCTCCTTCGACGATCCGGACGGCCATACGTTCGAGATCATGTGGATGGACCCCGCCGCAGCCCACGCGGAAGCCCACGCGGCTGCCTGA
- a CDS encoding SRPBCC family protein: protein MTDVHELSLTRLIAAPPEMVYRVWTTRTGEWFAPKPYTTPGVELDLRPGGIARMDMQAPDGTALPNQGVFLEVVPNERLVYTDAFTSGWKPQDAFILVIITFAPEAGGTRYAATVRHWSAEAMKRHEEMGFHQGWGTVADQLAGLAEAETAHA, encoded by the coding sequence ATGACCGACGTGCACGAACTGTCCCTCACCCGGCTGATCGCCGCCCCGCCCGAAATGGTCTACCGCGTCTGGACGACGCGGACCGGCGAATGGTTCGCGCCCAAGCCCTACACGACGCCCGGGGTCGAGCTCGATCTGCGGCCCGGCGGGATCGCCCGCATGGACATGCAGGCACCCGACGGCACCGCTCTGCCGAACCAGGGCGTCTTTCTCGAGGTGGTGCCGAACGAAAGGCTCGTCTACACCGACGCCTTCACGTCCGGCTGGAAGCCGCAGGATGCCTTCATCCTCGTCATTATCACCTTCGCGCCCGAAGCGGGCGGCACGCGCTACGCCGCAACCGTGCGCCACTGGAGCGCCGAGGCGATGAAGCGGCACGAGGAGATGGGATTTCACCAGGGCTGGGGCACCGTGGCCGATCAGCTCGCAGGCCTTGCCGAAGCCGAGACCGCCCACGCCTGA
- a CDS encoding DUF1428 domain-containing protein, whose protein sequence is MSYVDGFVVPVPAAKKEEYRVMSEKASVVFLEHGATRHVECWGDDVPDGKVTDFKGSVKAEDGEVVVFSWIEWPSKAARDMGMAAAMKDPRLDGMGPMPFDGKRMIFGGFAVILDVAGTAS, encoded by the coding sequence ATGTCCTATGTCGATGGTTTCGTCGTACCGGTGCCGGCGGCGAAGAAGGAAGAATACCGGGTAATGTCGGAAAAGGCCTCGGTCGTCTTTCTCGAACACGGCGCGACGCGCCATGTCGAGTGCTGGGGCGACGACGTGCCCGACGGCAAGGTCACCGACTTCAAGGGCTCGGTGAAGGCCGAGGACGGAGAGGTCGTCGTCTTCTCCTGGATCGAATGGCCGTCCAAGGCAGCGCGCGATATGGGAATGGCCGCGGCAATGAAGGACCCCCGCCTTGACGGGATGGGTCCCATGCCCTTCGACGGAAAGCGCATGATCTTCGGCGGCTTCGCCGTCATTCTCGATGTCGCGGGCACGGCCTCGTGA
- a CDS encoding VOC family protein, which produces MTGIRPCLWFDGKAEEAARFYVSLVPGSSLDHVHRGLMDWPGGAKGDVLMAEFTLAGRPHLALNGGPYFQFTPAVSMALACADQAEVDRLWDALSDGGSVMECGWLTDRYGLSWQIVPARLNEMMRDSDSARVERVMRAMFTMVKLDIAALEAAYAAEAAT; this is translated from the coding sequence GTGACCGGGATCCGGCCCTGCCTCTGGTTCGACGGCAAGGCCGAGGAGGCGGCACGCTTCTACGTTTCGCTGGTGCCGGGTTCCAGTCTCGACCACGTTCACCGCGGGCTGATGGACTGGCCGGGCGGCGCCAAGGGAGACGTGCTGATGGCAGAGTTCACCCTCGCCGGCCGGCCGCATCTCGCCCTGAACGGCGGCCCGTACTTCCAGTTCACGCCGGCCGTCTCCATGGCCCTCGCCTGCGCCGACCAGGCGGAGGTCGACCGCCTCTGGGACGCGCTCTCCGACGGAGGCTCGGTCATGGAATGCGGCTGGCTGACGGACCGCTACGGGCTTTCCTGGCAGATCGTCCCTGCCCGCCTCAACGAGATGATGCGCGACAGCGACTCGGCCAGGGTGGAACGGGTGATGCGGGCGATGTTCACGATGGTGAAACTCGACATCGCCGCGCTGGAAGCGGCCTATGCCGCGGAAGCCGCAACGTAA
- a CDS encoding YciI family protein: MRVMVLVKATGDSEKGFVPTPETMAMMAAMGRFNDELQEAGILVSGDGLTPSSRGKRIAFDGTGRTVIDGPFPATRELVAGFWLWNVRDMDEAVAWVKRCPNPMPGPSEIEIRPLYEMEDWTA, encoded by the coding sequence ATGCGCGTGATGGTGCTGGTGAAGGCGACCGGGGACAGCGAGAAGGGTTTTGTCCCGACGCCGGAGACGATGGCGATGATGGCGGCCATGGGCCGGTTCAACGACGAATTGCAGGAGGCCGGAATCCTCGTCTCCGGCGACGGCCTGACGCCCTCCTCCCGGGGCAAGCGGATCGCCTTCGACGGCACCGGCCGCACCGTCATCGACGGGCCCTTCCCCGCAACCCGCGAACTGGTCGCCGGCTTCTGGCTCTGGAACGTCCGGGACATGGACGAGGCCGTCGCCTGGGTGAAGCGCTGCCCGAACCCGATGCCGGGTCCAAGCGAAATCGAGATCCGGCCGCTTTATGAAATGGAGGACTGGACGGCCTAG
- the putA gene encoding bifunctional proline dehydrogenase/L-glutamate gamma-semialdehyde dehydrogenase PutA has protein sequence MPAFVPAFSAAFAPDDDEAVARLVRSAAAWHHDEAAVDQTARGFIAAIRGKSGGIGGVEDFLREFGLSTREGLALMVLAEALLRVPDARTQDRLIEDKIGAGDWAHHDGGEDRMLTAASAWALGVSARIIRPGETPTGVISSMVKRMGAPAVRTATRQAMRFLGRQFVLGETIGDALDRARSLEKKGYRHSYDMLGEGARTAEDAARYFKSYADAIEAIGRMAGNKGLPDRPGISIKLSALHPRYQSVKHERVMAELVPLLADLAMRAKRYQLNLTVDAEEADRLELSLDVIDAVVRTSDLSGWDGFGLAIQAYQKRALAVIDHVDALAEEAGIKMMVRLVKGAYWDTEVKHAQERGVDGYPVYTRKPATDLSYLVAAKALLDRRERLYPQFATHNALTVATILEMAGENAGGFEFQRLHGMGEALYEAVRARPGEAIACRIYAPVGGYRDLLAYLVRRLLENGANSSFVAKVGDSDVPVESLLERPIDLLADGPARHPRIALPDGIFGQRRNSVGVELGDRKALAAFLAERPATPPNLEARSDIDHTDSPSGAAIRSPVDGHLVGVSHSLSAAGAAKLMDEARRHVASAERVPASARAKALRRAGDLMEERRGLFMTLLATEAGKTVEDGIAEIREAVDFCRFYADEAERLFDTPVVLPGPTGEENRLRYRSRGVVVAISPWNFPLAIFVGQVAAALAAGNVVVAKPAEQTPLVASAAVALLREAGFAETTLHLAPGDGATGAALVGHNATAAVAFTGSTETAFAINRALAARNAPIAPLIAETGGINALIVDATALPEQVADDVVTSAFRSAGQRCSALRLLFVQEDVAERMTGMIAGAAAELSIGDPSDISTDIGPVIDAEQKAMLEEHLDRMRRTQRIRFAGTLPVDLPPEGHYIAPHIVEIDRAEALDREVFGPILHIVTWKADELGKVCEAIERTGFGLTLGVHSRIDETIREITERLTTGNIYVNRNLIGAVVGSQPFGGSGLSGTGPKAGGPNYVARFAREQVISTNTAAAGGNASLIAMET, from the coding sequence ATGCCCGCTTTCGTGCCCGCCTTTTCCGCCGCCTTCGCCCCGGACGACGACGAGGCGGTCGCCCGGCTCGTCCGGAGCGCGGCGGCCTGGCACCATGACGAGGCGGCCGTCGACCAGACGGCGCGCGGCTTCATCGCGGCGATCCGGGGCAAGTCCGGCGGCATCGGCGGCGTCGAAGACTTTTTGCGCGAGTTCGGACTGTCGACGCGCGAGGGCCTGGCGCTGATGGTGCTGGCGGAGGCGCTGCTGCGCGTTCCCGACGCGCGCACCCAGGACCGGCTGATCGAGGACAAGATCGGCGCCGGCGACTGGGCCCATCACGACGGCGGCGAGGACCGCATGCTGACGGCGGCCTCCGCCTGGGCGCTCGGCGTTTCCGCCCGCATCATCCGGCCGGGCGAGACGCCGACCGGCGTCATCTCCTCGATGGTCAAGCGCATGGGGGCACCGGCGGTGCGCACCGCGACACGCCAGGCGATGCGCTTTCTCGGCCGGCAGTTCGTTCTCGGCGAGACCATTGGCGACGCGCTCGACCGCGCCCGTTCGCTGGAGAAGAAGGGCTATCGCCATTCCTACGACATGCTGGGAGAGGGCGCCCGCACCGCCGAGGATGCGGCGCGATACTTCAAATCCTATGCCGATGCCATCGAGGCGATCGGTCGCATGGCCGGCAACAAGGGGCTGCCGGACCGGCCGGGAATCTCGATCAAGCTCTCGGCGCTGCATCCGCGCTACCAGTCCGTGAAGCACGAGCGCGTCATGGCCGAACTGGTGCCGCTGCTCGCCGATCTCGCCATGCGGGCGAAACGCTACCAGTTGAACCTCACCGTCGATGCCGAGGAGGCCGATCGGCTGGAGCTTTCGCTCGACGTCATCGACGCCGTCGTGCGCACCTCCGATCTGTCCGGCTGGGACGGTTTCGGGCTTGCCATCCAGGCCTACCAGAAGCGCGCGCTCGCCGTCATCGACCATGTCGACGCCCTGGCCGAGGAGGCCGGCATCAAGATGATGGTGCGGCTCGTGAAGGGCGCCTACTGGGACACCGAGGTGAAGCACGCGCAGGAGCGCGGCGTCGACGGCTATCCCGTCTACACCCGCAAGCCGGCGACCGACCTTTCCTATCTCGTCGCCGCTAAGGCCCTGCTCGACCGGCGCGAGCGGCTCTATCCGCAGTTCGCCACGCACAATGCCCTGACGGTCGCGACCATTCTCGAAATGGCCGGCGAGAATGCCGGCGGCTTCGAGTTCCAGCGCCTGCACGGCATGGGCGAGGCGCTTTACGAGGCGGTGCGGGCGCGGCCGGGCGAGGCAATCGCCTGCCGCATCTATGCGCCCGTCGGCGGCTACCGCGACCTCTTGGCCTATCTCGTCCGCCGGCTTCTGGAAAACGGCGCCAATTCCTCTTTCGTGGCCAAGGTCGGCGACAGCGACGTGCCGGTGGAGAGCCTGCTGGAGCGGCCGATCGACCTTCTGGCCGACGGCCCGGCGCGCCATCCCAGGATCGCTTTGCCCGACGGCATTTTCGGCCAGCGCCGCAATTCCGTCGGCGTCGAGCTCGGCGACCGAAAGGCGCTTGCCGCCTTCCTCGCCGAACGTCCGGCGACGCCGCCGAACCTCGAGGCGCGCAGCGATATCGACCATACGGACTCGCCCTCCGGCGCGGCGATCCGCTCGCCCGTCGACGGGCATCTCGTCGGGGTCAGCCATTCCCTGTCCGCGGCGGGGGCGGCAAAGCTCATGGACGAGGCACGCCGCCATGTCGCCAGCGCCGAGCGGGTGCCGGCTTCGGCAAGGGCGAAGGCCCTTCGCCGCGCTGGCGACCTGATGGAGGAACGCCGCGGATTGTTCATGACGCTGCTCGCGACCGAGGCCGGCAAGACCGTCGAGGACGGCATCGCCGAGATCCGCGAGGCGGTCGACTTCTGCCGCTTCTATGCCGACGAGGCCGAACGCCTGTTCGACACGCCCGTCGTGCTGCCGGGCCCGACCGGCGAGGAGAACCGCCTGCGCTACCGCTCGCGTGGCGTCGTCGTCGCCATCTCGCCTTGGAATTTTCCGCTGGCGATTTTTGTCGGCCAGGTCGCGGCGGCGCTCGCCGCCGGCAATGTCGTGGTCGCCAAACCGGCCGAGCAGACGCCGCTCGTCGCCAGCGCGGCCGTCGCTCTCCTGAGGGAAGCGGGCTTTGCCGAGACGACGCTGCATCTCGCGCCCGGCGACGGCGCGACGGGCGCGGCGCTCGTCGGCCACAACGCCACCGCGGCCGTCGCCTTCACCGGCTCGACGGAGACCGCCTTTGCCATCAACCGGGCGCTCGCCGCCCGCAACGCACCGATCGCGCCGCTCATTGCCGAGACCGGCGGCATCAACGCCCTCATCGTCGACGCCACGGCCCTGCCGGAACAGGTCGCCGACGACGTCGTCACCTCGGCCTTCCGCTCCGCCGGCCAGCGCTGCTCGGCGCTGCGTCTCCTGTTCGTGCAGGAGGACGTCGCCGAGCGCATGACGGGGATGATCGCGGGCGCCGCAGCCGAGCTATCGATCGGCGACCCCTCGGACATCTCGACCGACATCGGCCCGGTCATCGATGCCGAGCAGAAAGCGATGCTGGAGGAGCACCTCGATCGCATGCGCCGGACGCAGCGCATCCGCTTTGCCGGCACGCTGCCCGTGGACCTGCCGCCGGAGGGCCACTACATCGCCCCGCACATCGTCGAGATCGACCGGGCGGAAGCGCTCGACCGCGAGGTCTTCGGCCCGATTCTCCACATCGTCACCTGGAAGGCCGACGAACTCGGCAAGGTCTGCGAGGCGATCGAGCGCACCGGCTTCGGCCTGACGCTCGGCGTCCACAGCCGCATCGACGAGACCATCCGCGAGATCACCGAGCGGCTCACCACCGGCAACATCTACGTCAACCGCAATCTCATCGGCGCGGTCGTCGGCTCCCAGCCCTTTGGCGGCTCGGGCCTGTCGGGCACGGGCCCGAAGGCCGGCGGGCCGAACTATGTCGCCAGATTCGCGCGCGAGCAGGTGATCTCGACGAACACCGCGGCGGCCGGCGGCAATGCCAGCCTGATTGCGATGGAGACGTAG
- a CDS encoding Lrp/AsnC ligand binding domain-containing protein, with protein sequence MSNADAKDRRILHELQSNGRLSNLELAERVHLSPTATAERVKRLTREGYILGYTARLSPDKLERGMIVFVEVKLERTSDDVFAAFAAAAKANRDIMECHMVAGGFDYLIKARVKDMAAYRAFLSDALLSLPGIRETHTYAVMEEIKNSAAIAL encoded by the coding sequence ATGAGCAATGCAGACGCCAAAGACCGGCGAATCCTCCACGAGCTCCAGAGCAACGGGCGCCTCAGCAATCTGGAGCTCGCCGAGCGCGTCCATCTCTCACCGACGGCGACGGCCGAGCGGGTCAAGCGGCTGACGCGGGAGGGCTACATCCTCGGCTACACCGCGCGCCTGTCGCCCGACAAGCTCGAACGCGGCATGATCGTCTTCGTCGAGGTGAAGCTGGAGCGCACCAGCGACGACGTTTTCGCCGCCTTCGCCGCCGCCGCCAAGGCCAATCGCGACATCATGGAATGCCACATGGTCGCCGGCGGCTTCGACTATCTGATCAAGGCCCGCGTCAAGGACATGGCGGCGTACCGCGCCTTCCTCTCCGACGCGCTCCTCTCTCTCCCCGGCATCCGCGAAACCCACACCTATGCGGTGATGGAGGAGATCAAGAACTCCGCGGCGATCGCCCTTTGA
- a CDS encoding choline ABC transporter substrate-binding protein → MTAGAAFAADDAACKTVRFSDVGWTDITATTAVTSKILEGLGYEPDIKVLGVPVTFASMKNKDIDVFLGNWMPSMAADVQPYLDDKTVDSVKANLTGAKYTLAVPQYLYDEGLKSFDDIAKFADKLDGKIYGIEPGNDGNRLILDMIQKDAFGLSKFELVESSEQGMLSQVARATKGNQPIVFLGWAPHPMNKNFQLAYLPGGDEYFGPDLGGATIYTTTRAGYSAECPNVGKLLANLTFSLDMENAVMAAILDDGKDPADAATEWLKANPDALTEWLAGVTTLDGQDGVAAVKSALGAS, encoded by the coding sequence ATGACGGCCGGCGCGGCGTTCGCAGCGGACGATGCCGCCTGCAAGACCGTGCGCTTCTCCGACGTCGGCTGGACCGACATCACGGCGACGACCGCCGTGACCTCGAAGATCCTCGAAGGCCTCGGCTATGAGCCCGACATCAAGGTCCTCGGCGTGCCCGTCACCTTCGCCTCGATGAAGAACAAGGACATCGACGTCTTCCTCGGCAATTGGATGCCGTCCATGGCCGCGGACGTGCAGCCCTATCTCGACGACAAGACCGTCGACAGCGTCAAGGCCAACCTCACCGGCGCGAAATACACCCTTGCCGTGCCGCAATATCTCTACGACGAGGGCCTGAAGAGCTTTGACGACATCGCCAAGTTCGCCGACAAGCTGGACGGCAAGATCTACGGCATCGAGCCCGGCAATGACGGCAACCGGCTGATTCTCGACATGATCCAGAAGGACGCCTTCGGCCTTTCCAAGTTCGAGCTGGTCGAATCCTCCGAGCAGGGCATGCTTTCCCAGGTCGCGCGGGCAACGAAGGGGAACCAGCCGATCGTCTTCCTCGGCTGGGCGCCGCATCCGATGAACAAGAACTTCCAGCTCGCCTACCTTCCCGGCGGCGACGAGTATTTCGGCCCCGATCTGGGCGGCGCGACCATCTACACCACCACGCGCGCCGGCTACTCGGCCGAGTGCCCGAATGTCGGCAAACTGCTCGCCAACCTCACCTTCTCGCTCGACATGGAGAATGCGGTCATGGCGGCTATCCTCGATGACGGCAAGGATCCGGCCGATGCCGCCACGGAATGGCTGAAAGCCAATCCCGACGCGCTGACCGAGTGGCTCGCCGGCGTCACGACGCTCGACGGTCAGGATGGCGTGGCTGCCGTGAAGAGCGCCCTCGGCGCCTCCTGA